A window of Fragaria vesca subsp. vesca linkage group LG7, FraVesHawaii_1.0, whole genome shotgun sequence contains these coding sequences:
- the LOC101306285 gene encoding putative disease resistance protein RGA4-like, giving the protein MDNLLDEWITQVRKRELEKPASSNEVRSSFSFFSPSKAKWFVYRHEVAARINDLNERLAVIDKEKQRFNLQNITRVPEPVWQKTTSLPNAKTFGRDKERVLVVSKLLSESSQEKVVPLIIPIVGMGGMGKTTLAQLVYNDENVKSHYDKRIWVCVSDPFEENKIAKAIIEGLDRDHTSKNSNELQTLMQCIYELLEDKKKIHEWQAVLKSKIWELKEIQQDVFQPLLLSYHDLTPATKYCLLYYVMFPKDYVYNKKQLIDLWMSQDYLSA; this is encoded by the exons ATGGATAACTTGTTGGATGAGTGGATCACTCAAGTTCGAAAGAGAGAGTTGGAGAAACCTGCTAGTTCTAACGAGGTACGTTCCTCCTTCTCTTTCTTTTCTCCTAGCAAGGCGAAGTGGTTTGTTTATCGCCACGAAGTTGCTGCAAGGATTAATGATCTAAATGAAAGATTAGCTGTGATCGATAAGGAAAAACAAAGATTTAACCTTCAAAACATCACAAGGGTCCCCGAACCTGTATGGCAAAAGACTACTTCTCTTCCGAATGCCAAAACATTTGGTCGAGACAAAGAAAGAGTCCTTGTAGTTAGCAAGCTGCTGAGTGAGAGTAGTCAAGAAAAAGTAGTTCCTCTTATCATTCCTATTGTAGGAATGGGGGGAATGGGGAAAACCACTCTTGCTCAACTTGTTTATAATGATGAAAATGTCAAATCTCATTATGACAAGAGAATATGGGTATGTGTTTCAGACCCTTTTGAAGAGAACAAGATTGCAAAAGCAATCATTGAAGGTCTAGACAGAGATCATACCTCAAAAAATTCAAATGAGTTGCAAACTCTTATGCAATGCATATATGAATTGCTTGAGG ACAAGAAAAAGATTCATGAATGGCAAGCTGTTTTAAAGAGTAAGATATGGGAGCTGAAAGAGATTCAACAAGATGTTTTTCAACCACTACTACTAAGTTATCATGATCTGACTCCAGCTACCAAATATTGTCTTTTGTACTATGTTATGTTTCCAAAAGATTACGTGTATAATAAGAAGCAATTGATTGACTTGTGGATGTCGCAAGATTATTTAAGTGCTTGA